AGCTGGCGATGGGTCAGAACCTGAGCCTGCGACGGCCGCGCATCTCATTGACCTGGGTGCTccgagagcagcagcagacgcagCAGGCTCCACCATCGCAAACGCCCCCTTCCCCGCAGAAAGAGGCGCCAAAGGAGTCGGACAGCCAGGTGTTGGATCGCAAGGAGATCGAGGTCTTCCCGCCCAGAACAGAGCCCGTGCCCACTCAGCTGGATGTCACCAAGAAGCGGTACCGGGTTAAGCAGCTACCAAGTGGCGGTGAGCCGCTCAATGGCTATgccaccacgcccaccgcccaccaggCCCCGCACAACGGCCACCTGGCCAACCAGAAGTTTTTCAGCAACCAGAACCTGCTGGACGTGTCCAGAAGCGGTCCCAGCAGTGCTCCAGTGGCCGCCGCCTCCACCAAAGAGCTGCTCTTCGTGTGCACACCCCAGCGGGGGCCCAGGAGCGATGGCCACAGCGAAGCACTGCTCCTGGCCAGAAAGCGAAACGAGATCCGCAAGAAGCTGGCCTCCCGCCTGCAGCAGGCGAGATCCAGTGCCTCCCAGGCGGGAGAGGCCAGGGGCTCGGTCACGGGAGCGGAGTCTGTGAAGTGCACCTCCTACTCGGAGCCCAGTTTGGTGGCTGCCTCAGAGGGCGGCGGAGTGGGTGGCTCGAgcggaggagctgctgccccccagcagcagcggcgacaTAGGCATCGCAAGCGGCGGGATCGCAATCGCGTGCAGAGATTCGGCTATGAGATTCAGAACGTGGACGAGTTTCTCTCCCGCTGCTCGCTGGCCACTCCCGGCAACATTCCCGTGGTTCTGGCCACAGCCAGCACCCTATACCAAACGAGACCAGGTGGCTACCAACTGGAGATCCCTCTGCCCCTGGGCATGGTGGTAAACGCGGTGTTCAAGAACCAGAACTGGCTGTATGTGCAAACGCCCCACGCGGAGGAGGGCTATGTGGGCTATGCCTGCTGCCTGCCCCTGGGGATTCTGCCGCAGCAGGCGAGAGCGGGCTCCCGGAACACCCCCTGCTGGGAGTCCAATGCGGATGTCTTCCCCCGCCCATGTGGCAACATGACGGACTCGGAGAAGGAGATCCGCCTGCGTGGTGGCACCCGATCCGACGGCGCCCGCACTCCACGCAACTCAAAGCCCACTGAAGATGTCCTTAAGctcagcaccaccaccatcaacaacaacaaccaccacagcaacaataataaccaAACGAAGTGTGGAAGCACAACCAGCTCCTTGTACGGAGAGCAGCAGGTGGACAAGCTGTATCTGAGGGCAGCATCCAAGCCGCGCCTGGTGGAGAAGGCCTACGCCCAGTTGCGCTCCACTCGCCAGGTGGCTGCATCTGGTTCGGCTTCGGCAAAAAGTGGCGCTTCTCAGGATGAGTATGTGACCCTTCAGCCGAAGCCCGCCAAGAAGCAGCCGAGTGCACAAACCCATCTGCACCAGTCGCAGCCAGCGGCGAGGCGGCTCTCCAACGTCTCCTACATCACCAACGGCCACAATGGCCAGCATCTGCATCCAAAGCTGGTTCCCCTGCCACCCTACGAGCACAAGCCGGCCAAGAACCAGGCAGAGGCGGAAGCCACTCTGAAGGCGCTGCGGCGCCAGCAGGAGGTGGGCCAGCGGCAAACTCTAGTCGCCATCAACACGGACTACATCACGGAGAGCATCGCGGTGCACAAGGGCGAGATCGTCACGCTGTGCGAGTGCCGCGAGTCCAAGGATCAGCGCCAGTGGTTCTACGTGCGGACGCGGGACGGACGCGAGGGCTTCATTCCGGCCGAGGTGGCTGGGCATGGCTACCTGTAGACTTCCAACACCTGGTATGGGTCGCTCTGGGTCATAGAAAAGGGATTAGGAAGCTTAATGTAAACTAGGAACATAATTCGACATATTACCAATACTATATTTGCTATATCTAGAATATCTTGACCTTTAAGATTTTCTCATGATTACAAGTATGTGTTAAACCATTTAACTTTATCAAATTATCTCAATATTTCGAATCATTACTGAGTGTTGGATCATTCATGAAAAATGTATCCGAATTTGTCCAAAGAGTACCTTCTCCCTTTCAAGCTGCCCAAGAGGACCCAACCTACCCACTTGCCCACCCCAAAAAAACAAGTCAAGTTCTacatttaaatcaattaactTAATATCAATCTTAAGCACTCATAGGCCACTCATTCCATTCGCGATCCTTAGTACGCTTCTAGTTGTAAACTGTACTCGTGTCGATGTccgtaattgaatacttgtatctgtgtatgtgtatttGCGTGAGTGGAGATCCTTCACAGGATCTTGTATTTATCTAGCCTAGCATTACGAGTAGTCTATGTAAAAGAAACTTGCTTAAAGGAAATCAAAGAGGAAAGCGCAGACGGAAACTATTTATATCATTACTGTACTTGATGCTTCTACTATATAACATTAACagacatttaaataaataactaaaaacCATTGCGTGACTATTGACCTGGGGAAGTGGGTagaaaaggaaatgcaaattttaacATATTTGTATTATCATCTTTATTATCCTCGTTTCTCTCAAGATCGAATATGTGTATATGAAGATAACATAACGCTTTTCAGGATAGATTTATAAATGGGTTAACGTTGACACAATCATAATGTTCCAATATTTGACctactttttaaaatgttatctAGAATCTAATATGAGTTTTATACAattttggccaaatgtttCCTTCTTACAAAGCATCAGCATTCAATTTGGATAacaattaattacaaatattgtACGGCATTCAAAATAGTCTATCAATGCCTAATGTGATCTATATAAATGTATTGTTTATGCACTCTAAAAATAAGTAtcttattaaaaatataaataccaTATACTTATGCTATTGATATCAATCTGTATATGCATGGGTTCGATTTAAAATTATTGCAACCTCCGTTTCGAGTTTGCCTCACAGGCACTCCGCAATTTTAACAGGAAGAGGTGTTATAGGTACTTAATTTAATATGATCTCACTTAGGGAGTTAGACGCGTATATGGTAAATCGAATGAGCATAATTGTTAGTAAAATTTAAGTCGAATGAAGAAGTCATTTACAAAAGTGAGGACCTTTGCTGGGTTGTAAAGCGCCCCTAAAATTATTGGTAATAAAATTGGTTGAGCTGACATGGCTTTGCTGCGCCAAaacacaaaaggcaaaaaggtAACATATCGAATGCAAGACAAATGCTACGCTACACAGAAATACATAACATCACGAACTGAAGTTCTAGGAAACAATTTAAACTAAAGTCGTTACGTACCAGTTGGGAAATTCTTGCCCTACatagacaaattaaaatatgacTTAAAATCTAGCCAGCGGGTGAAGTGACTGTTCCGGCTGTCTACTTGCGAAATTCCGGACTGGAACTGGGCGACGCCGTGGAGACGTTGTCCAGGTTAGTGTTGGTATTGTCGAAGCTCTCGTGCTGTGGCTCCGGCTCCGTGGGCGGCAGCGGCTTGTTCAGCAGCACAGTCATGTTCTTCACGTTGCTGGGCTTCTCCTCGTCCTGGTTGATGTTGAGCATGGCGTCGTTCATGCGGTGGTAGTGCGGCTTCTGCGAGGTGCTGGGGCGCGAGTAGTCCAGGTGATCATATTCATCTATCgtataaaattcaattaattaaatcattGTTACCTTAAATATGTCTTATAAACACTGGACATGAGAGAAGCCGAACAGAGCACTACAAAAAATGGTTCTTTAACACTGGCTTACCCTCGGGGAACAAAATCTTGCTATAAATTTTCACTGATTCATGCCGTAATGTGTGCAAATGTGGAGTACATAGTTAGTTGTGAAGTTACTAAGCCTGAATATGTAAAAGTCTAGTGACATACCGGGATCCTTGTAGCCCTCCTTGTGTTTGATCTCATCGTAGACATGCTCCTCCTTCAGGGATTCATTGTACACAATCGGATTGGTCTGGTCCGCGTTCAAGTTCTTCGTTAGCAGGTCGTGGTTGTAGTTGATCGAGTAGCTACCGACTGTGGAGGCTACATTATGAGACATTGGCCCAAAAAGGTTGTGCTTCAGAAATCTTACCCCTGCCACAGGCATTGGAGTCATCGCCGTACTCCGTGCTCATCGTGCTCCTCTGGTCAAAGTTGTTCATTTTGGAACGCATGTTGTTGGGCAGCAGACGCGTCTCCGGCTGCATGCCGTACACGGGATTGTCGAAGTTGTGGTTGGGCGGCCAGCTTGGTGGATTCGTTTCATGTGTATAGTGCACATGGGCGATCTCCGTTTTCAGGTTGGAGACCCGTCGACGGTAGTAGAAGAATACGGCGAAGATTATGCAAGCAAACAAGGTCATCAGCACTAGCGTAAGAGCTACACTCGCCCGGCTCGCTGCTGGTCAAAGTGGTAATGAATGACTAAAGTTGATTATTGTATGTAATGTACCAACTTACAATCTTCGCTTTGGTCTGCAACACGTTGGGAGGCAATCAGATCTTCGCAATTATCGCCGGTGTAGCCACTCCTGCACACACAGCCGTGGGCCGCATGGCACTGGAAGTTTTCCGACGGACAAGCGCATGTATTCATGCAGTGCTCGCCGTAGAATCCCTCCGGACACACCTCGTCACACCGGGTGCCCGTCCAGCCGGTCTCACAGATGCACACACCGTCGGCCTTGCGGCACACCTTGTGGTGCACGCAGCGGCAGCGTTGGGCGCATCCTTGTCCGTACGTGTCCGTGGGGCAGGAGACGTTGCAGTTGGCACCTGTCCACCCTGGcaggcactggcactggccgGTCACGTGGTTGCACTCGCCGCCGTGCTCGCAGTTGCACTTGAGCATGCAGCGGGGTCCGTAGAGTCCGGCCGGACAAGGGTGCTCGCAGGTGAGTCCTATGTAACCAGTGCGGCAGAGAACTCCACCTGTAATGTGATCGCAGCTCTTGTTGCCTACAAAAAAGTGAATAGTGGTGGCTGTGTTACTTGGACCTTATTATCTCAACCACAATATCCTACCGTGGAGGATCTCCGGGCAGCGTTCCTTGCATTCCATGCCGTAGAACCCAGAAGGGCAAGGTTCCGCGCAGTCGTCACCAGTCCAACCGGGGGAGCAGATGCAGTTACCGGAGTCGGGGTCGCAGGAGGAGTTATTCAGGCATCTGCAAACTTTATCACAATTTTCACCATAGTAACCGCTCCGACAGTTGGTCTCGCAATGAACGCCTTGGGTTGTTCGATCGTTGGGCATCAGACAAGGACAACAAATACCAGGAACACAAATGTGCAAAACCagaaaagcaaattaaattaaggaAATGAAACGTGGGCATGCAAAATAGATTCGAAAATGAAAGCAATGAGTTCAGTGTGCAGTAATTAGGTTGCAAGATGCTACTGTTTAACGTGTTATAGGCAAATCCGTTCTTAGACATTCTGTAATACAAAGCTAAAAGGATTCGACTGAAAATTGTATTGCCTAATTCAACTGTTTATGCTAGAAACTTTTGGTTAAGAAACAAGGTTGCTAAACTACCATAATGATGCGTACTGTTAGTGGTTAGCAAATCACGCGAGCTTCACAGTTAAGAAGGTTGTATCTGAAGTATTCACAAAAGAACAGGCCTAACCCTATCCAAGTTTAACTATCAATCACGGCTTTATCCTATGATTTAAAATCGAAGAAACTTATTAAGCACATTAATGATCTCAGTGATCTATGAAATGAGGTGAGTTCAATGAGGTAGGTATATAGAAATCCCGCTAGTACCTCCCCAATCCTGCTTGCACACGCATCTTCCGTTGGTGGAGTCGCAGGCCAGGCTGTTGTTGAAGTCGCACTGGCACTTCTGGGCGCACTCGTGTCCGAATTTACCGGTCTCGCACTTCCGCTCGCACCGCTCGCCCGTCCAGCCGGCGGCACAGGTGCAGCTTCCGTTCTGC
This portion of the Drosophila santomea strain STO CAGO 1482 chromosome 3L, Prin_Dsan_1.1, whole genome shotgun sequence genome encodes:
- the LOC120449931 gene encoding uncharacterized protein LOC120449931, whose translation is MFQFVIIRQHASEIAATSLPTYRQNGDNLSITTAPPADRLPLGYQEAGTIELQAQENDYVLEESALRVPLSPPPNYSPHPLTPPPSYTERPRSVQEHRSHLADAVHPAAAARVVVAPPPVATTAASELAARQQARRRRRLRELQQQQLRFASSTDSSSSYGSSCSELGSCSATRRQRRRRRGLRDAYCPDLLNACSLILQQPGSSDSSVGNFTATPPPPVRAPGHRDQEESFEYSSDYVEIDELLPLVAGGRAKSTPQLAMGQNLSLRRPRISLTWVLREQQQTQQAPPSQTPPSPQKEAPKESDSQVLDRKEIEVFPPRTEPVPTQLDVTKKRYRVKQLPSGGEPLNGYATTPTAHQAPHNGHLANQKFFSNQNLLDVSRSGPSSAPVAAASTKELLFVCTPQRGPRSDGHSEALLLARKRNEIRKKLASRLQQARSSASQAGEARGSVTGAESVKCTSYSEPSLVAASEGGGVGGSSGGAAAPQQQRRHRHRKRRDRNRVQRFGYEIQNVDEFLSRCSLATPGNIPVVLATASTLYQTRPGGYQLEIPLPLGMVVNAVFKNQNWLYVQTPHAEEGYVGYACCLPLGILPQQARAGSRNTPCWESNADVFPRPCGNMTDSEKEIRLRGGTRSDGARTPRNSKPTEDVLKLSTTTINNNNHHSNNNNQTKCGSTTSSLYGEQQVDKLYLRAASKPRLVEKAYAQLRSTRQVAASGSASAKSGASQDEYVTLQPKPAKKQPSAQTHLHQSQPAARRLSNVSYITNGHNGQHLHPKLVPLPPYEHKPAKNQAEAEATLKALRRQQEVGQRQTLVAINTDYITESIAVHKGEIVTLCECRESKDQRQWFYVRTRDGREGFIPAEVAGHGYL
- the LOC120449930 gene encoding protein draper isoform X1, whose protein sequence is MLRVILIACLAQLVLAQADLKDLDGPNICKRRELYNVDVVYTELQSYQERGSTWCVTFPPRCSTYRIKNRVVNKTKTIAKNRIVRDCCDGYIASAGECVPHCSEPCQHGRCISPEKCKCDHGYGGPACDINCPPGWYGRNCSMQCDCLNNAVCEPFSGDCECAKGYTGARCADTCPEGFFGANCFEKCRCENGGKCHHVSGECQCAPGFTGPLCDMRCPDGKHGAQCQQDCPCQNDGKCQPETGACMCNPGWTGDVCANKCPVGSYGAGCQESCECYKGAPCHHITGKCECPPGYRGERCFDECQLNTYGFNCSMTCDCANDAMCDRANGTCICNPGWTGVKCAERICEADKYGVDCNHTCECDMEHTDLCHPDTGKCQCSIGWSSAQCTRPCTFLRYGSNCELTCNCKNGAKCSPVNGTCLCAPGWRGPTCEDSCEPGTFGQDCALRCDCQNGAKCEPETGQCLCTAGWKNIKCDRPCDLNHFGQDCAKVCDCQNNAACNPQNGSCTCAAGWTGERCERKCETGKFGHECAQKCQCDFNNSLACDSTNGRCVCKQDWGGVHCETNCRSGYYGENCDKVCRCLNNSSCDPDSGNCICSPGWTGDDCAEPCPSGFYGMECKERCPEILHGNKSCDHITGGVLCRTGYIGLTCEHPCPAGLYGPRCMLKCNCEHGGECNHVTGQCQCLPGWTGANCNVSCPTDTYGQGCAQRCRCVHHKVCRKADGVCICETGWTGTRCDEVCPEGFYGEHCMNTCACPSENFQCHAAHGCVCRSGYTGDNCEDLIASQRVADQSEDSSRASVALTLVLMTLFACIIFAVFFYYRRRVSNLKTEIAHVHYTHETNPPSWPPNHNFDNPVYGMQPETRLLPNNMRSKMNNFDQRSTMSTEYGDDSNACGRVGSYSINYNHDLLTKNLNADQTNPIVYNESLKEEHVYDEIKHKEGYKDPVKIYSKILFPEDEYDHLDYSRPSTSQKPHYHRMNDAMLNINQDEEKPSNVKNMTVLLNKPLPPTEPEPQHESFDNTNTNLDNVSTASPSSSPEFRK
- the LOC120449930 gene encoding protein draper isoform X2; this translates as MLRVILIACLAQLVLAQADLKDLDGPNICKRRELYNVDVVYTELQSYQERGSTWCVTFPPRCSTYRIKNRVVNKTKTIAKNRIVRDCCDGYIASAGECVPHCSEPCQHGRCISPEKCKCDHGYGGPACDINCPPGWYGRNCSMQCDCLNNAVCEPFSGDCECAKGYTGARCADTCPEGFFGANCFEKCRCENGGKCHHVSGECQCAPGFTGPLCDMRCPDGKHGAQCQQDCPCQNDGKCQPETGACMCNPGWTGDVCANKCPVGSYGAGCQESCECYKGAPCHHITGKCECPPGYRGERCFDECQLNTYGFNCSMTCDCANDAMCDRANGTCICNPGWTGVKCAERICEADKYGVDCNHTCECDMEHTDLCHPDTGKCQCSIGWSSAQCTRPCTFLRYGSNCELTCNCKNGAKCSPVNGTCLCAPGWRGPTCEDSCEPGTFGQDCALRCDCQNGAKCEPETGQCLCTAGWKNIKCDRPCDLNHFGQDCAKVCDCQNNAACNPQNGSCTCAAGWTGERCERKCETGKFGHECAQKCQCDFNNSLACDSTNGRCVCKQDWGGVHCETNCRSGYYGENCDKVCRCLNNSSCDPDSGNCICSPGWTGDDCAEPCPSGFYGMECKERCPEILHGNKSCDHITGGVLCRTGYIGLTCEHPCPAGLYGPRCMLKCNCEHGGECNHVTGQCQCLPGWTGANCNVSCPTDTYGQGCAQRCRCVHHKVCRKADGVCICETGWTGTRCDEVCPEGFYGEHCMNTCACPSENFQCHAAHGCVCRSGYTGDNCEDLIASQRVADQSEDSSRASVALTLVLMTLFACIIFAVFFYYRRRVSNLKTEIAHVHYTHETNPPSWPPNHNFDNPVYGMQPETRLLPNNMRSKMNNFDQRSTMSTEYGDDSNACGRVGSYSINYNHDLLTKNLNADQTNPIVYNESLKEEHVYDEIKHKEGYKDPDEYDHLDYSRPSTSQKPHYHRMNDAMLNINQDEEKPSNVKNMTVLLNKPLPPTEPEPQHESFDNTNTNLDNVSTASPSSSPEFRK
- the LOC120449930 gene encoding protein draper isoform X4 — its product is MLRVILIACLAQLVLAQADLKDLDGPNICKRRELYNVDVVYTELQSYQERGSTWCVTFPPRCSTYRIKNRVVNKTKTIAKNRIVRDCCDGYIASAGECVPHCSEPCQHGRCISPEKCKCDHGYGGPACDIICRCLNNSSCDPDSGNCICSPGWTGDDCAEPCPSGFYGMECKERCPEILHGNKSCDHITGGVLCRTGYIGLTCEHPCPAGLYGPRCMLKCNCEHGGECNHVTGQCQCLPGWTGANCNVSCPTDTYGQGCAQRCRCVHHKVCRKADGVCICETGWTGTRCDEVCPEGFYGEHCMNTCACPSENFQCHAAHGCVCRSGYTGDNCEDLIASQRVADQSEDSSRASVALTLVLMTLFACIIFAVFFYYRRRVSNLKTEIAHVHYTHETNPPSWPPNHNFDNPVYGMQPETRLLPNNMRSKMNNFDQRSTMSTEYGDDSNACGRVGSYSINYNHDLLTKNLNADQTNPIVYNESLKEEHVYDEIKHKEGYKDPVKIYSKILFPEDEYDHLDYSRPSTSQKPHYHRMNDAMLNINQDEEKPSNVKNMTVLLNKPLPPTEPEPQHESFDNTNTNLDNVSTASPSSSPEFRK
- the LOC120449930 gene encoding protein draper isoform X3; translation: MLRVILIACLAQLVLAQADLKDLDGPNICKRRELYNVDVVYTELQSYQERGSTWCVTFPPRCSTYRIKNRVVNKTKTIAKNRIVRDCCDGYIASAGECVPHCSEPCQHGRCISPEKCKCDHGYGGPACDISVHCETNCRSGYYGENCDKVCRCLNNSSCDPDSGNCICSPGWTGDDCAEPCPSGFYGMECKERCPEILHGNKSCDHITGGVLCRTGYIGLTCEHPCPAGLYGPRCMLKCNCEHGGECNHVTGQCQCLPGWTGANCNVSCPTDTYGQGCAQRCRCVHHKVCRKADGVCICETGWTGTRCDEVCPEGFYGEHCMNTCACPSENFQCHAAHGCVCRSGYTGDNCEDLIASQRVADQSEDSSRASVALTLVLMTLFACIIFAVFFYYRRRVSNLKTEIAHVHYTHETNPPSWPPNHNFDNPVYGMQPETRLLPNNMRSKMNNFDQRSTMSTEYGDDSNACGRVGSYSINYNHDLLTKNLNADQTNPIVYNESLKEEHVYDEIKHKEGYKDPVKIYSKILFPEDEYDHLDYSRPSTSQKPHYHRMNDAMLNINQDEEKPSNVKNMTVLLNKPLPPTEPEPQHESFDNTNTNLDNVSTASPSSSPEFRK